In Rhodothermales bacterium, one genomic interval encodes:
- a CDS encoding Spy/CpxP family protein refolding chaperone, giving the protein MRLTLALLLLLAAPAALAQKHDHAQHRRADSLIDRADSAHVPTGLTPDEVAGLREGRGMGLAKAAEFHSYPGPLHVLELADALGLTDAQRAEAERLRMEMLAEARPLGASIIEREEHLDRLFADGAATPEMVDRITAHIAEAQGQLRAVHLRAHVALRAALTPEQIAEYDRLRGYTD; this is encoded by the coding sequence ATGCGCCTGACCCTCGCCCTCCTCCTGCTCCTCGCTGCGCCCGCCGCGCTCGCGCAGAAGCACGACCACGCCCAACACCGCCGCGCTGATTCGCTCATCGACCGCGCCGACTCGGCACACGTCCCGACCGGCCTCACGCCCGACGAGGTCGCCGGACTGCGCGAAGGCCGCGGGATGGGGCTCGCCAAAGCGGCCGAGTTCCACAGCTACCCCGGCCCGCTCCACGTTCTCGAACTCGCCGACGCCCTCGGCCTCACCGACGCGCAGCGCGCCGAGGCCGAACGACTCCGCATGGAGATGCTCGCCGAGGCCCGCCCGCTCGGCGCGTCGATCATTGAGCGCGAGGAGCACCTCGACCGACTCTTCGCCGATGGCGCGGCCACGCCGGAGATGGTGGACCGTATCACCGCACACATCGCCGAAGCGCAGGGGCAACTCCGTGCGGTGCATCTTCGCGCCCACGTCGCCTTGCGCGCCGCCCTCACCCCGGAGCAGATCGCCGAATACGACCGCCTCCGCGGCTACACCGACTGA
- a CDS encoding cupredoxin domain-containing protein — protein sequence MTTLKLFPLLALLLALAACGDADDGAMQGAPPTGENATMHDHEMADDDGPAEPQIVDGVQVVEIEAGRMGYVPREIALEAGVPARIVFTRTVESECSSQVTIPAFDVPTTDLPLDEPVAVEFTPTESGDFEFVCGMDMQRGSLMIKS from the coding sequence ATGACCACGCTCAAACTCTTCCCGCTCCTCGCCCTCCTCCTCGCCCTCGCCGCGTGCGGTGACGCCGACGACGGTGCGATGCAGGGCGCGCCGCCTACCGGCGAGAACGCGACGATGCACGATCACGAGATGGCCGACGACGACGGCCCTGCCGAACCCCAGATTGTCGACGGCGTGCAGGTCGTCGAGATCGAAGCCGGGCGGATGGGGTACGTCCCCCGCGAGATCGCTCTCGAAGCGGGCGTTCCCGCCCGGATCGTCTTCACGCGCACGGTCGAGTCCGAGTGCTCGTCGCAGGTGACGATCCCCGCTTTCGACGTGCCGACGACGGACCTCCCGCTCGACGAGCCCGTCGCCGTCGAGTTCACGCCGACCGAGAGCGGCGACTTCGAGTTCGTCTGCGGGATGGACATGCAGCGCGGCTCGCTCATGATCAAGTCCTAA
- a CDS encoding efflux RND transporter periplasmic adaptor subunit, protein MNPTTPHPAPPATPPERSPYAESERPRPKRRTALLVVGALVLFLVAVGLAWTFLRGDDADDIAEVTPAVSAQSAGGLATRDLDGDGIVYQSGMHPWIVEDEPGQCPVCGMDLQPVPVSGAPAGTVEIDAVTMQNIGVRTAPVMVRTLSRDLRTTGVFEASDRAREVVSLKVSGWVERLYVDAEGDRVRAGQPLLELYSPQLVSTQEEYLLALRNRELLGGGDGDRLVKAARRRLSLFDISAGQVERLESTGEVTRTLTIYAPASGTVTEKRVVEGMQATAGMTLMEIVDLSGLWLQVDVPEQDLGWVDAGTRAVVRLESQPGTELTGRVEYVYDTLDPATRTGTARVAVPNPGRRIKPGMFATATLFGAPSEARPTVPSEAVIRTGDAAVVVLALGDGRFRPQPVTLGEEGEGAVQILAGLDGGETVVTSAQFLIDSEARLAAAVGAMTGAMPDAAPDPMDETDHSQMNH, encoded by the coding sequence ATGAATCCCACGACCCCGCACCCCGCGCCACCGGCGACGCCGCCCGAGCGCTCGCCCTACGCCGAGTCCGAACGGCCGCGCCCGAAGCGGCGCACGGCCCTGCTCGTCGTGGGCGCGCTCGTTCTCTTCCTCGTTGCCGTCGGGCTCGCGTGGACGTTTCTCCGTGGCGACGACGCTGACGACATAGCTGAGGTGACGCCTGCTGTTTCCGCGCAGTCGGCGGGCGGGCTCGCCACCCGAGACCTCGACGGCGACGGGATCGTCTACCAATCGGGGATGCACCCGTGGATCGTCGAGGACGAACCCGGCCAGTGCCCGGTCTGCGGGATGGACCTCCAGCCCGTGCCCGTCTCCGGCGCGCCCGCAGGGACCGTCGAGATCGACGCCGTGACGATGCAGAACATCGGGGTGCGGACGGCCCCGGTAATGGTGCGCACGCTCAGCCGCGATCTCCGCACGACGGGCGTGTTCGAGGCGAGCGACCGCGCCCGCGAGGTTGTCAGCCTCAAAGTCAGCGGGTGGGTCGAGCGGCTCTACGTCGACGCCGAGGGCGACCGCGTCCGCGCCGGACAGCCGCTCCTCGAACTCTACAGCCCGCAGCTCGTCTCGACGCAGGAGGAATACCTCCTCGCTCTCCGCAACCGCGAACTCCTCGGCGGGGGCGACGGCGACCGGCTCGTCAAAGCGGCCCGCCGCCGCCTCTCTCTCTTCGACATTAGCGCTGGGCAGGTCGAGCGGTTGGAGTCGACGGGCGAGGTGACGCGGACGCTCACGATCTACGCGCCCGCGAGCGGCACCGTCACCGAGAAGCGTGTCGTCGAGGGGATGCAGGCCACGGCGGGGATGACGCTGATGGAGATCGTCGACCTCAGCGGGCTCTGGCTGCAAGTTGACGTGCCAGAGCAAGACCTTGGGTGGGTCGACGCCGGCACGCGCGCCGTGGTCCGGCTGGAGAGCCAGCCCGGCACCGAGTTGACGGGCCGCGTGGAGTACGTCTACGACACGCTCGACCCGGCGACGCGCACGGGAACGGCCCGCGTCGCGGTGCCGAACCCCGGCCGCCGGATTAAGCCGGGGATGTTCGCGACGGCGACCCTCTTCGGCGCGCCGAGCGAGGCGCGCCCGACCGTCCCGAGCGAGGCCGTGATCCGCACGGGCGATGCCGCCGTCGTCGTGCTCGCGCTCGGCGACGGCCGTTTCCGCCCGCAGCCCGTCACGCTCGGTGAGGAAGGCGAGGGCGCGGTCCAGATCCTCGCCGGGCTCGACGGCGGCGAGACCGTCGTCACGAGCGCCCAATTCCTCATCGACTCCGAGGCCCGGCTCGCCGCCGCCGTCGGCGCGATGACGGGGGCCATGCCGGACGCCGCGCCCGACCCGATGGATGAAACCGATCACAGCCAGATGAACCACTGA
- a CDS encoding four-helix bundle copper-binding protein — protein MVTHEILSAHPAPADPLDALAACIEACFECEQCCTACADACLAGEKAMRRCIRTDLDCADICAATGRVLSRQTAPSWALIHAQVEACRTACRVCAEECEQHADEHEHCRICAECCRRCEQSCTRLLDALPKASA, from the coding sequence ATGGTTACCCACGAGATCCTCTCCGCCCACCCCGCTCCCGCCGACCCCCTCGACGCGCTCGCCGCCTGCATCGAGGCCTGCTTCGAATGCGAGCAGTGCTGCACTGCCTGCGCCGACGCCTGCCTCGCCGGCGAGAAGGCCATGCGCCGCTGCATCCGCACCGACCTCGACTGCGCCGACATCTGCGCCGCCACCGGCCGCGTCCTCTCCCGCCAGACGGCTCCGTCGTGGGCGCTCATCCATGCCCAGGTCGAGGCATGCCGCACGGCCTGCCGCGTCTGCGCCGAGGAGTGCGAGCAGCACGCCGACGAGCACGAGCACTGCCGGATCTGCGCCGAATGCTGCCGCCGCTGCGAGCAGTCCTGCACGCGGCTCCTCGACGCGCTTCCGAAGGCCAGCGCCTGA
- a CDS encoding TolC family protein, with protein sequence MTLPRAARRALLACALPLGLAVSGGARAQAPDSAPLDLSALLAEVEAANPTLRAARLDAAALATVGGQVGVLPDPTVAVTAFPYPLVTALGAQRTQWRVEQTIPWPGTLALRERAADLGAEVAGYEADVLALDLALQVKRAYYTLYQIQRTEALVRSFRARLDAFTEAAAVRYEVGRGPQGAVLQVGLEEERLRARLLDLDARRHAALHTLAHLTNRPSLALADTVGLTPPPLPSADAALAEVARRLRPEVQALETDAERAEAEVALARKAFYPEIGVGVTYFDVTDRATPPTADGTDALAVMLSARVPLQRGRLNARLEEARLRQAEVEARQDALDTAISTEIAHLVHIVHREAETLALFRDRLVPQAQATVESVLAAYTTGEADYAAFLDAERTRFQVQLGLEDALGRYLDATARLERALGGAALADLQPSDSRLR encoded by the coding sequence ATGACTCTCCCTCGTGCAGCGCGTCGCGCGCTGCTGGCCTGCGCCCTCCCTCTCGGGCTCGCCGTTTCCGGCGGCGCTCGCGCTCAGGCTCCCGACTCCGCGCCGCTCGACCTCTCGGCCCTCCTCGCCGAGGTCGAAGCGGCGAACCCGACGCTCCGCGCCGCTCGGCTCGACGCCGCCGCGCTCGCCACCGTCGGCGGTCAGGTCGGCGTGCTGCCCGATCCGACCGTCGCGGTGACGGCGTTTCCGTATCCGCTCGTGACGGCGCTCGGCGCGCAGCGGACGCAGTGGCGCGTCGAGCAGACGATCCCGTGGCCGGGCACGCTCGCCCTCCGCGAGCGCGCGGCCGACCTCGGGGCCGAAGTCGCGGGCTATGAGGCGGACGTGCTCGCGCTCGACCTCGCGCTCCAGGTCAAACGCGCCTACTACACACTCTACCAGATCCAGCGCACCGAGGCGCTCGTCCGCTCGTTCCGCGCCCGGCTCGACGCGTTCACCGAGGCCGCCGCCGTCCGCTACGAAGTGGGCCGCGGACCGCAGGGCGCCGTGCTCCAGGTCGGGCTCGAAGAAGAGCGGCTCCGCGCCCGCCTCCTCGACCTCGACGCCCGGCGCCATGCCGCGCTCCACACCCTCGCCCACCTGACGAACCGCCCCAGCCTCGCGCTCGCCGACACCGTCGGCCTCACGCCGCCGCCGCTTCCGAGCGCCGACGCCGCGCTCGCCGAGGTCGCCCGCCGGCTCCGGCCCGAGGTGCAGGCGCTCGAAACCGACGCCGAGCGTGCTGAAGCCGAAGTCGCCCTCGCCCGAAAAGCGTTCTACCCCGAGATCGGCGTCGGCGTGACGTACTTCGACGTGACCGACCGCGCCACGCCGCCGACGGCCGATGGCACCGATGCGCTCGCCGTGATGCTCTCGGCCCGCGTCCCGCTCCAGCGCGGGCGGCTCAACGCCCGGCTCGAAGAGGCCCGGCTCCGACAGGCCGAGGTCGAGGCCCGGCAGGACGCGCTCGACACGGCGATCTCGACGGAAATCGCCCACCTCGTCCACATCGTCCATCGTGAGGCCGAGACGCTCGCCCTCTTCCGCGACCGCCTCGTCCCGCAGGCGCAGGCCACAGTCGAGTCCGTGCTCGCCGCCTACACCACGGGCGAGGCCGACTACGCCGCCTTCCTCGACGCCGAGCGCACTCGATTCCAGGTCCAACTCGGGCTCGAAGACGCCCTCGGCCGCTATCTCGACGCCACGGCCCGGCTCGAACGCGCCCTCGGCGGGGCCGCCCTCGCCGACCTCCAGCCCTCCGACTCTAGGCTCCGATGA
- a CDS encoding DUF305 domain-containing protein — translation MSYTRFFAMIATSTVVMFILMYSTVYVLDHVWWSQTKFWMALYMGAAMAVIMLGFMLSMYDDKRKNVAIFVGSAVVFALALFFARSQETVGDVAWMKAMIPHHSIAILTSERAEISDPRARRLADDIILAQRAEIAEMEALIADLEGADYEGGEPLPPSVPPVEGGSEDVAGAPSLTVAEPALRGNVVILDEVKVASDAWVVIHPDAGGRPDVGTMLGRSFVMHGTTARVPVALDVAVEPGATLFATLHDDTGEIGAFEFVGAGSVDAPLVANGIPVSQSFVVN, via the coding sequence ATGTCGTACACACGCTTCTTCGCCATGATCGCCACGTCGACCGTGGTGATGTTCATCCTCATGTATTCGACGGTCTACGTGCTCGATCACGTCTGGTGGAGCCAGACGAAGTTCTGGATGGCGCTCTACATGGGTGCCGCGATGGCCGTCATCATGCTCGGCTTCATGCTCTCGATGTACGACGACAAGCGGAAGAACGTCGCCATCTTCGTCGGGAGCGCCGTCGTCTTCGCCCTCGCCCTCTTCTTCGCCCGCAGTCAGGAGACGGTCGGCGACGTGGCGTGGATGAAGGCGATGATCCCGCACCACTCCATCGCGATCCTCACCAGCGAGCGGGCCGAGATCTCTGATCCCCGCGCCCGCCGCCTCGCCGACGACATCATCCTCGCGCAGCGGGCCGAGATCGCCGAGATGGAGGCGCTCATCGCCGACCTCGAGGGCGCCGACTACGAGGGCGGCGAGCCCCTTCCGCCTTCGGTCCCTCCCGTGGAGGGCGGGTCCGAAGATGTGGCCGGCGCGCCGAGCCTCACCGTGGCCGAGCCCGCGCTCCGCGGCAACGTCGTGATCCTCGACGAGGTGAAGGTCGCGTCCGACGCGTGGGTCGTGATCCACCCCGACGCCGGGGGCCGGCCCGACGTCGGGACGATGCTCGGCCGCTCGTTCGTCATGCACGGGACGACGGCCCGCGTGCCCGTAGCCCTCGACGTGGCGGTGGAGCCGGGCGCCACGCTCTTCGCCACGCTCCACGACGACACCGGCGAGATCGGCGCGTTCGAGTTCGTCGGCGCCGGCTCGGTCGACGCGCCGCTCGTGGCGAACGGGATCCCCGTGTCCCAATCGTTCGTCGTCAATTAG
- a CDS encoding CusA/CzcA family heavy metal efflux RND transporter, with product MLERLIDWSARNRLLVGIVTLVVAALGAWATLNTPIDAIPDLSDVQVIVRTEYPGQGPQIVEEQVTYPLTSALLSVPFAKTVRGYSMFGTSFVYVIFEDGTDMYWARSRVLEYLSQIQDRLPEGASPALGPDATGVGWVYQYSLRDTTGTYDLAQLRSVQDFYLKYELQAVDGVSEVATVGGFQKQYQVVVDPQKLAAYGVPIGRVGEALKRSNRDVGGRLLELGEREFIVRGKGYLQGVEDIREVVVKAEGGTPVTVGDVATVQLGPEIRRGIADVNGEGEVVGGIVVMRYGENAQATIDRVKARLVELESGLPPGVEVVAEYDRSALIGRAVDTLTTRIWEELLVVALIVFVFLLHVRSAFVAVVTVPVGILISLGVMYLLGINANIMSLGGIAIAIGVMVDASLVMVENAHKHIERARAAKATGDGPPPELTESERLHAVIEAAKEVGPSLFFSLLIVTVSFLPVFTLEQVEGRMFRPLALTKTFAMAAAAFLAVTLVPALMAVFVKGKIRSEQQNPVARFFLRAYRPLIRGTLRRPVAVLVVGFSLLFLTVLPVQRLVFGDVLVPFPQIGSEFMPPLWEGDLLYMPTTLPGISPQGAKELLQRTDRIIASFPEVERVFGKIGRAETATDPAPLSMIETTVILKPESEWRDGVTRQSLTAEMDRAINFPGLTNAWTMPIKTRIDMLATGIKTPVGVKIAGPDLAVLERLGREVEAAVKDLPGTRSAYAERVMGGSFLDIDVDRRAAARYGLTSGDVQDVISAAVGGMNVTTTVEGLERYPVNVRYPRALRDDLPALRQVLVPTPNGANVPLGQLADFSYVAGPPMVKSENARPNAWVFIDLTDEADVGSYVQRAREVVAESVTLPPGYALKWSGQFEYLERANERLAVLVPITLAIIFLLLFLHFRSATEALLLMIPLPFAVVGAIWLMLALGYNFSIAVGVGLIAVAGLAAETGVVMHVYLDEAVKRYRRDGRLTSVPRLKEALEEGAVDRVRPKLMTVFTTIIGLVPIMIGTGTGAEVMQRIATPMVGGLVTSTVHTLIMIPALYVVVQGRRLRHELRTTPPGDGQSADLAFEPLAPDAAAHPSR from the coding sequence ATGCTCGAACGCCTCATCGACTGGAGCGCCCGCAACCGCCTGCTCGTCGGCATCGTCACCCTCGTGGTGGCGGCGCTCGGCGCGTGGGCGACGCTCAACACGCCGATCGACGCGATCCCCGACCTCTCCGACGTGCAGGTCATCGTGCGGACGGAGTACCCCGGGCAGGGGCCGCAGATCGTCGAGGAGCAGGTGACGTACCCGCTCACGTCGGCGCTGCTCTCGGTGCCGTTCGCCAAGACCGTCCGCGGTTACTCGATGTTCGGGACGAGCTTCGTCTACGTCATCTTCGAGGATGGGACCGACATGTACTGGGCGCGGAGCCGCGTGCTCGAATACCTCTCGCAGATCCAGGACCGGCTGCCCGAGGGCGCGAGCCCCGCGCTCGGGCCGGATGCGACGGGGGTCGGGTGGGTCTACCAGTATTCGCTCCGCGACACGACGGGCACCTACGACCTCGCCCAGCTCCGCAGCGTGCAGGACTTCTACCTCAAGTACGAACTGCAGGCCGTCGACGGCGTGAGCGAAGTCGCCACCGTCGGCGGGTTCCAGAAGCAGTACCAGGTCGTCGTGGACCCGCAGAAGCTCGCCGCGTACGGCGTCCCGATCGGGCGCGTCGGCGAGGCGCTGAAACGGTCGAACCGCGACGTTGGCGGGCGACTGCTTGAACTCGGCGAGCGCGAGTTCATCGTGCGCGGGAAGGGGTATTTGCAGGGCGTCGAGGACATCCGCGAGGTCGTCGTCAAGGCCGAGGGCGGGACGCCCGTCACCGTCGGCGACGTGGCGACGGTCCAGCTCGGGCCGGAGATCCGGCGGGGCATTGCGGACGTGAATGGCGAGGGCGAGGTCGTCGGCGGGATCGTGGTGATGCGCTACGGCGAGAACGCGCAGGCGACGATTGATCGGGTGAAGGCGCGGCTCGTGGAGTTGGAGTCCGGGCTGCCGCCGGGCGTCGAAGTCGTCGCCGAGTACGACCGGAGCGCGCTCATCGGCCGCGCCGTCGACACGCTCACGACGCGGATCTGGGAGGAGCTGCTCGTCGTCGCGCTCATCGTCTTCGTGTTCCTCCTCCACGTTCGCAGCGCGTTCGTCGCCGTCGTGACGGTGCCGGTCGGCATTCTGATCTCGCTCGGGGTGATGTACCTGCTTGGCATCAACGCCAACATCATGAGTCTCGGCGGGATCGCGATCGCGATCGGGGTGATGGTGGACGCGAGCCTCGTGATGGTCGAGAACGCGCACAAACACATCGAGCGGGCGCGCGCGGCGAAGGCGACGGGCGACGGGCCGCCGCCCGAACTCACCGAATCGGAGCGGCTGCACGCCGTGATTGAGGCGGCGAAGGAGGTCGGGCCGTCGCTCTTCTTCTCGCTCCTCATCGTCACCGTCAGCTTCCTGCCGGTCTTCACGCTCGAACAGGTCGAGGGCCGGATGTTCCGTCCGCTCGCGCTGACGAAGACGTTCGCGATGGCAGCGGCGGCCTTCCTCGCCGTGACGCTCGTGCCCGCGCTGATGGCCGTCTTCGTCAAGGGGAAGATCCGCAGCGAGCAGCAGAACCCGGTGGCCCGGTTCTTCCTCCGCGCCTACCGCCCGCTCATCCGGGGCACGCTCCGCCGGCCCGTCGCCGTGCTCGTCGTCGGGTTCAGCCTCCTGTTTCTAACCGTGCTCCCCGTGCAGCGCCTCGTGTTTGGTGACGTCCTCGTCCCGTTCCCGCAGATCGGCAGCGAGTTCATGCCGCCGCTGTGGGAGGGCGACCTCCTCTACATGCCGACGACGCTGCCCGGCATCTCGCCGCAGGGGGCTAAAGAGTTGCTCCAGCGCACCGACCGCATCATCGCGAGCTTCCCCGAGGTCGAGCGCGTCTTCGGCAAGATCGGCCGCGCCGAGACGGCCACCGACCCGGCCCCGCTCTCGATGATCGAGACCACCGTCATCCTCAAGCCCGAGAGCGAGTGGCGCGACGGCGTGACGCGGCAGTCGCTGACCGCAGAGATGGATCGGGCGATCAACTTCCCCGGCCTCACGAACGCATGGACGATGCCGATCAAGACGCGGATCGACATGCTCGCGACGGGGATCAAGACGCCGGTCGGGGTGAAGATCGCCGGGCCGGATCTGGCCGTGCTCGAACGGCTCGGACGCGAGGTCGAGGCGGCCGTCAAAGACCTCCCCGGCACGCGGAGCGCGTATGCCGAGCGCGTGATGGGCGGGAGCTTCCTCGACATCGACGTGGACCGCCGCGCCGCCGCCCGCTACGGCCTCACGAGCGGCGACGTGCAGGACGTGATCTCGGCCGCCGTCGGCGGGATGAACGTGACGACGACCGTCGAGGGGCTGGAGCGCTACCCCGTCAACGTCCGCTACCCCCGCGCTCTCCGCGACGACCTCCCCGCGCTCCGCCAAGTCCTCGTCCCGACGCCGAACGGCGCCAACGTCCCGCTCGGTCAGCTCGCCGACTTCTCGTACGTCGCCGGCCCGCCGATGGTGAAGAGCGAGAACGCCCGCCCGAACGCGTGGGTATTCATCGACCTCACCGACGAGGCCGACGTGGGGAGCTACGTGCAGCGTGCGCGCGAGGTCGTCGCCGAGTCTGTGACGCTTCCACCGGGCTATGCGCTGAAGTGGAGCGGGCAGTTCGAATACCTCGAGCGCGCCAACGAGCGGCTCGCCGTGCTCGTCCCCATCACGCTCGCGATCATCTTCCTCCTCCTCTTCCTCCACTTCCGCAGCGCGACCGAGGCCCTCCTGTTGATGATCCCGCTCCCGTTCGCCGTCGTGGGCGCGATCTGGCTGATGCTCGCGCTCGGGTACAACTTCTCGATCGCCGTCGGCGTCGGGCTGATCGCGGTCGCGGGGCTCGCGGCGGAGACGGGCGTGGTGATGCACGTCTACCTCGACGAAGCCGTGAAGCGCTACCGCCGCGACGGCCGGCTGACGTCGGTGCCGCGGCTGAAGGAAGCGCTCGAAGAGGGCGCCGTCGACCGCGTCCGCCCAAAGCTGATGACCGTCTTTACGACGATCATCGGCCTCGTCCCCATCATGATCGGGACGGGCACGGGGGCCGAGGTAATGCAGCGGATCGCCACGCCGATGGTGGGAGGGCTCGTCACGAGCACGGTCCACACGCTCATCATGATCCCCGCGCTCTACGTCGTCGTGCAGGGCCGCCGGCTCCGCCACGAACTCCGCACGACCCCGCCCGGCGACGGGCAGTCGGCCGACCTCGCATTCGAGCCCCTCGCCCCCGATGCCGCCGCGCACCCTTCGCGCTAA
- a CDS encoding DUF302 domain-containing protein, with product MNTYHYARTVDLPMAEAEARVRGTLQEEGFGILTEIDIQATLKKKLDVDMRPYKILGACNPPAAHRALQAEPLIGTMLPCNVILHDIGDGQTEIAAVDPVASMSAVENDALGEIAAEIRDRLRTAVDNV from the coding sequence ATGAACACCTATCACTACGCACGCACCGTCGATCTCCCGATGGCTGAAGCCGAGGCCCGCGTCCGCGGCACGCTCCAAGAAGAAGGCTTCGGCATCCTCACCGAGATCGACATTCAGGCCACGCTCAAGAAGAAGCTCGACGTCGACATGCGCCCCTACAAAATCCTCGGGGCCTGCAACCCGCCCGCCGCGCATCGCGCGCTCCAGGCCGAGCCGCTCATCGGGACCATGCTCCCGTGCAACGTGATCCTCCACGACATCGGCGACGGGCAGACCGAGATCGCCGCCGTCGACCCCGTCGCCTCGATGTCGGCCGTGGAGAACGACGCGCTCGGCGAGATCGCGGCCGAGATCCGCGACCGCTTGCGCACGGCCGTCGACAACGTGTGA